Proteins from a single region of Hordeum vulgare subsp. vulgare chromosome 6H, MorexV3_pseudomolecules_assembly, whole genome shotgun sequence:
- the LOC123403158 gene encoding zinc finger protein ZAT1-like codes for MAKNTCKLCFRRFASPRALAGHMRSHSVRNLAAKQQISSASSASTSFTAAADDDISFKKPLPIYALRENPKRSLRVTDVAFSDRESEAESTPPRAKRAHPTAAGGETEPLSSVSDAATPEEDVALSLMMLSRDSWPSSVGRGDGDYSDDGSDGGYTLPAPDPTPVEKRTRFQCGACKKVFRSYQALGGHRASHVRGGRGGCCAPPVAPPPPTPQPLPPLPLMERDGDEDMDGKGSPRECPYCYRVFPSGQALGGHKRSHVCSAAAAAAQAHAAAAPPDPIKAFGMIDLNIALPCEDVELSAVSDPRFSSNPAP; via the coding sequence ATGGCAAAGAACACATGCAAGCTCTGCTTCCGCCGCTTCGCTAGCCCCCGCGCTCTCGCAGGCCACATGCGCTCCCACTCCGTCCGCAACCTGGCCGCGAAGCAGCAGATCTCCTCGGCGTCCTCCGCGTCCACCTCcttcaccgccgccgccgacgacgacaTCAGCTTCAAGAAGCCCCTTCCAATCTACGCGCTCCGCGAGAATCCCAAGCGCAGCCTGCGTGTCACCGATGTTGCCTTCTCGGATCGCGAGAGCGAGGCCGAGTCCACCCCGCCCCGCGCCAAGCGCGCGCACCCCACCGCTGCAGGGGGCGAGACCGAGCCTCTGAGCTCGGTGTCGGACGCAGCCACGCCGGAGGAGGACGTGGCGCTGTCCCTCATGATGCTCTCCCGCGACTCCTGGCCGTCGTCGGTGGGGCGCGGCGACGGCGACTACTCGGACGACGGGAGCGACGGCGGTTACACGCTACCCGCTCCTGATCCGACGCCGGTGGAGAAGCGTACGCGGTTCCAGTGCGGCGCGTGCAAGAAGGTATTCCGTTCCTACCAGGCTCTCGGCGGCCACCGCGCCAGCCACGTgcgcggcggcaggggcggctgcTGCGCGCCTCccgtcgctcctcctcctcctactccgcaGCCCCTGCCACCGCTGCCATTGATGGAACGCGATGGCGACGAGGACATGGACGGGAAGGGGTCGCCACGGGAGTGCCCCTACTGCTACCGCGTGTTCCCCTCCGGGCAAGCACTCGGTGGGCACAAGAGGTCCCATGtttgctccgccgccgccgctgcagcACAGGCCCATGCAGCAGCCGCACCTCCGGACCCGATCAAAGCCTTCGGCATGATCGATCTGAACATCGCGCTGCCGTGCGAGGATGTGGAGCTCTCTGCCGTGTCGGATCCCCGTTTCTCCTCCAATCCAGCTCCCTGA